GTCGCGATCGGACTCTCGCCGGGCACGATCGTGGCCGACGTGCCGGAACGAGATGCGGCGGTGCTGGTGCACCGGCTGGTCCCGGGCCGTTCGCGAATACTCGACCGGGTGCGGCGATGACCGGCTGGCTGATCGTCGCGGCGGTGTTGATCGCGACCGGGCTCGGCCCGGCATTGCTGCTCGCCGCGCGCGGCGGACCAGTCGAGCGGCTGATCGGCCTGGAACTGTCCGCCTCGATCACCGTCCTGGCACTGCTGTGCCTCGTGCAGGCGTACGGTCCCGCCAGCGCGCTGATCCTGCCGCTGGTCCTGGTCGTCCTCGCGTTCGCGGGCACGCTTGTGTTCACCCGGCTGCTCGGTTCGCGATGAACCCCGTCGCCGCGGTCCTCACGTTCGCCGGCGCGGCGGTCGTTCCCTTCGCGGCGTACGGCGCGCTTCGCGCCCGCGGCGCGCTCGCCCGCCTGCATTTTCTTTCCCCGGTCACCACGATCGCCGGGCCGCTGATCGGGCTAGGACTGATAGTCGAAGTCGGCTGGAACCTCGCGTCCGCCCAGATCGCGGTCACCGTCGCGCTGCTCGCGATCACCGGTCCGGTACTGCAAACGGCGACCGCCCGGCTGGAACGGGACCGCCGGTGACCACCGTGCTGTCCCTGCTCCTGCTGGCGCTTGCCGCGGCGGCGGGCTTCGCGGTCGTGCGCACCTCCGACCCGGCTCGCCAAGCACCCACTCTCTCGGTCTACAGCCTCGTGCTGACGCTGCTGTTCGTCGTGCTCCAGGCACCGGACGTGGCACTGTCCGAGCTGGCCGTCGGCTCGGCGATCGTCCCGCTCCTGGTACTGCTGACACTTCGCAAGGTCCGCGGAGGAAAGCCGTGACCCGCCGTTTCCGCACGATCCTGGCGTTCGCCGGAGCGCTGGCGCTCGCCGTCCTGCTCGGGGCCGCGTTCGCCCGGACCCCGGCCGCGACCCAGGTCTACCTCGCTCTCGCCCGCCCGGCCGGCCGGGCGCACGAGACGCCGAACCTGGTGTCCTCCATCAACTTCGACCTGCGTGCTCTCGACACCCTCGGCGAGGAGACCATCGTCGCGGCTGCCGTGGTCGGCACGCTGTCGCTGCTGTCGCTCTCTCCCGGCGAACGACGCCGGCTGAACCCGGACCACCGCCCGGTGCTGCCCGCGGTGCGCATCTTCGGCTACGTCCTGCTGCCGATCACGTTCCTGCTCGGCATCGACGTCGTCCTGCACGGGCACCTCACCCCCGGCGGCGGGTTCCAGGGCGGCGTCGTACTCGCCACCGGCTGGCATCTGCTGTACCTGGCAGGCGACTACCCGGCACTCGCGCGGCTGCGCCCGATCGCCTGGTGCGAATACGCGGAAGCCACCGGCACCGGCCTGTACGTGGTGACCGGGCTGGCCGGCCTCGTCGCGGCCGGCTCATTCCTGACCAACTTCCTTCCGTTCGGCAGCTGGACCGCGCTGCCGTCCGCGGGCACCGTGCCGCTGCTGAGCTTTTTCGTCGGGGTCGAGGTCGCGGCCGGTTTCGTCGTCCTGCTGGCGCGCTTTCTGGAGCAGGGTTTGCTGCCGGACAAGGAGACCGCGTGATCACCGCCTACAGCTGCTACGCCGTCGCCGCCTGGCTGCTGCTCGTCGGCAGCCTCGGCATCGTGCACAGCCGCGACCTGGTGCACACCGTCGTGTCGCTGTCCGTCGCGCAATCCGGCACCTACGTCTTCCTGCTGGGCATCGGGTTCCGGCCGGCCGCCAGCCCGCCGATCCTGCCCGCCGGCCCCGTGGTCGACCCGATGGTGCAGGCGATGACCCTGACCGACATCGTGGTGTCCGCGACGATCACCGCGCTGCTGCTCGCCATCACCGTCCAGGTCTCCCGGCGGCACGGCACGATCGTGCCCGACGAGCTCCGCGCGCTGCGGGGATGACGCCGTGCTGCCCGCCCTCACGATCGCGGTGCCGCTGCTCGGTGCGTGCCTGCTTCTGGCCACCGGCAGGTTCCTGCCTCGACCGGTGGTCGACGCGCTCGCCACCGCGCTGTCCGTCGGCACCGCGGGTCTGCTCTTCGCACTGGTGCTGGTTTGCCGGCGGGGGCGGGTCGTGGACTGGGTCGGCGGTCACGGCCCTCAAGGCGCCCGCTCGGTCGGCACGGTGCTGGTCGCCGACGAACTGTCCGCACTGCTGGGCCTGGTCGCCGGTCTGCTCACCGTTTTCGCGCTGCTTTACAGCTGGCGGTACTTCGCCGTCGCGGAGGCGCGGTTCCACGCGATGATGCTGCTCTTTCTCACCGGCATGCTGGGGTTTCTCTTCACCGGCGATCTGTTCACCCTGTTCGTCTTCTTCGAACTGATGAGCGCGGTCGCGTACGCCCTCACCGGGTACCAGGTCGAGGAAGCCGAATCCGTGCAGGGCGCGCTGACCTTCGGCGTGGTCAATTCCCTCGGCGCGTACTTCTCTCTGATGGGCATCGGCCTGCTCTATGCCCGCACCGGGCAGCTCGGGCTCGCACAGCTCGGCGCTGCCCTCTCGCACGGACCGCGGGATCTGCTCGTGGTGGCCGCGTTCGCGTTCGTCTCGACTGGCCTGCTGGTCAAGGCCGCCGCGGTGCCGTTCCATTTCTGGCTGGCCGACGCGCACGCGGTCGCGCCTACCCCGGTGTGCGTGCTGTTCTCCGGAATCATGGTCGAACTCGGCCTGTACGGGCTCTTCCGGGTACAGCGCATAGTGTTCGACCCGGTGCTGCCCACCGCACTGCCGCACGTCGCGACTGTTCTGGGCATCGGCACCGCCGTGCTCGGCGCGGTGCTCTGCTGCACCCAGCGCCACCTCAAACGGCTGCTCGCTTTCTCCACCGTGGCGCACACCGGGGTTTTCCTCGGCGGACTGTCCGCTGCGAACGCTTCGGCGCTGGCCGGATTCGGGCTGTCGGTGGCCGGCCACGCAGGAGTCAAGGGCACGCTGTTCCTGCTCACTGGCATCCTGCGTGACCGCTACCGCAGCGTTGACGTGGACGATCTGCACGGGCGAGTCGAACACTCCCGGTTCGAGGCGGTGCTGTTCCTGCTGGCCGGGCTCGCGCTCGCCGGGCTGCCGCCGTTCGCCCTCGCCCTGGGCAAGGCGACCGCGGAAGACGCTGGGCCGAGCTGGCTGCTGCCGGTCTCGGCTCTCGTTTCGGTCGCGACCGCGGGTGCGGTGATGCATGCGGGTGCCCGGATCTACTTCGGACTCGGCGCCCCGCCGCCGCGCGACGCGGAGGACACCACAAGCGGTGAGCACGAGGAACCGGAGACCGGCAGGCGGATCGCCGGAACGCCCGCGGTGATGGCAGCCTCCGCGGCCGGACTTCTGGCGCTGGCGCTGGCGGCGGGCCTTCTGCCGGCGGTCCGCGAGTGGGCTTCGATCGCCGGGGCTCAGGCCGCCGACCGGATCGGCTATCTCCACGCCGTCCTGCCCGCGCTGCCCGCTGGCGCCGCACCCGATCCGGCAGACGCGGACGCGAGCTGGCGGACTTCGGGAGTCGTCACCGGCCTGCTGACCGCGTCGGCCGGGGCCGCCGCGGTGGCGTTCTGGCACCGCTGGCGGGTCCCGGCGTGGCCGAGCCTGCACCGGCTCCACTCCGGTCACGTCGGCGACTACGTCGCCTGGCTTCTCGCCGGAGTGCCGCTGCTGGCGGCATTGGTGCTGGCCTGAGGGGTCAGCCCTCGAACGTCGACGGGTCCGGCCCGAGCCGGCGTCCCTCGTCCAGCCCGTCGATCGCCGCCAGCTCAGCCTCGTCCAGCTCGATGTCCGCGACGTCCAGATTCTCCCGGATCCGCTCCGCGTGCACGGACTTCGGGAAAACCACCCGGCCGCGCCGCAGGTGCCAGGCCAGCACGATCTGCGCCGGGGTCCGGCCGTGCTTGCCGGCCAGGTCGGCCAGCACGGCCGCGCCGAGCACCCGGCCCTGCCCGAGCGGGCTCCAGGCTTCGGTGACGATGCCGTGCGCACGGTGGTATTCCGACAGTTCCCGCTGCTGGAAGGCCGGATGCAGCTCGATCTGGTTGACCTCGGGCAGCGGGCCGCCGTGTTCGGCGAGCCGGTCCAGGTCCTCCGGCCGGAAGTTGGACACCCCGATGGCCCGGGTCTTGCCCGCCTTCTGGAGTTCGTCGAACGCCTCCCAGGTGCGGAGGAACTTGCCCCGGCCGGGAAGCGGCCAGTGGATCAGGTAGAGGTCGACATACTCGGTTCCGAGCCGCTCCAGGCTGCCCTCCAGCGCGGTGATCGCGTTGTCGTGGCCGTGCGCGTCGTTGGCCAGTTTCGTGGTGACGAAGACATCCTCGCGGGCCAGCCCCGAATCCCGGATGCCCTGCCCCACCCCCGCCTCGTTCCGGTACATCTGCGCGGTGTCAATGTGGCGGCAGCCCGCCTCCAGGGCCGTCCGGACGACGTTCGCGGTGTCGTCCGGCGGCACCTGGAACACGCCGATTCCGATCTGCGGCAAGCTGGCCCCGCCGGGCAGCGGGACGCTCGGGATGTCAACAGCCATGCCGAACGCATACCCGCGCCCGGCGGAGACCGAAACGTCTCACTGGCCAGGCCGCGGCACCTCGCCCCGCCAGGCCCCGGTCGCCCGGCCGCGCTCTTCGACGTAGTGCTTGAACCGGGCCAGGTCTCCCTTCACCCGCCGGTCCAGGACGCCCAGCTTGTCCGCGGCCTGCTCGGCGAAACCGTCGGGATCGAATTCCATCTGCGCGGTCACCCGCGTCCGGGTGTCGGCGAGGCGGTGGAAGGTCACCACGCCGGCGTGGTCCGGGCCCGAATCTGCCCGCCAGGCCACCCGCTCGTCGGGATGCTGCTCGGTGATGGTCGCGTCGAATTCCCGGCTCACCCCGCCGAAACGGGTGACCCAGTGCGTGTGCGTCGCGTCGAGCTGGCGGACTTCCTCCACCCCCTCCATGAATTCGGGGAAGGACTCGAACTGAGTCCACTGGTCGTAGGCGGTGGTCACCGGGACTTCGACGTCCACGATTTCGGTGATCGTGCTGCTCATGCGCTCCTCCTCGAACGGGGCTTTCCCGCTACGGCTTGCCCGGCCGCACCCCGCCGAAACCCGCGTGATTGCCCGCTCTCGCCACGGGTACCCGGGCGGCGGAAGGAGGCCGCCCATGCGAGTCGTGATCGTCGGCGGCGGGTTCGCGGGCTACCACGCCGCGGAAACGCTGCTGCGGACTCTCGGCGACCGCGCCGAGATCGTCGTCTTGAACCCCACTGACTACTTCCTCTACCTCCCGCTGCTGCCCGAGGTCGGCACCGGGATCGTGGACCCCCGGCACGTGTCCGTGTCCATTCCGGACACTCTGCGCGGCGTGCGGCTGGTCCTCGGCACCGCCGCTTCGGTCGACTTCGATGCCCGCGAGGTCGGCTATACCGATCCGGAAGACCAGGAACGGACGCTGAGCTACGACCGGCTGATCCTGGCCGCGGGCAGCGTCAACAAGCTGCTGCCGATTCCCGGCGTCGCCGAGCACGCACATGGATTCCGCGGCCTGCCCGAGGCGCTGTACCTGCGCGACCACGTGACGCGGCAGATCGAACTGGCCGCCGCCACCGACGACCCGGCCGAGCGCGACGCCCGGTGCAACTTCGTCGTCGTCGGAGCCGGATACACCGGAACCGAGGTCGCCGCGCAGGGCCCGGCGTTCACCAGCGCGCTCGCGCGGCGGCATCCGGAGCTCGCCGGACAGCCGATCCGCTGGCAGCTGCTCGACATCGCCGACCGGGTGCTGCCTGAGCTGGACCCGCGGCTCGGCGCCACCGCGGACCAGGTGCTGCGCGAGCGCGGCGTCGAAGTCCGGATGAAGACTTCCGTCGACCGCGCCGACGCGGAAGGCGTCACGCTCACCACCGGCGACTCCGTGCCCACCCGCACTCTCGTGTGGTGCGTCGGCGTCCGTCCGGACCCGCTGGTCGCGCATCTCGGCCTGGAAACCGTGCGGGGCAGGCTGGTCGTGACCCCGGAGCTGACCGTACCCGGCCGAACTGACGTGTTCGCCTGCGGCGACGCCGCCGCGGTGCCCGATCTCACCCGTCCGGGCGAGACCACTCCGATGACGGCACAACACGCGCAACGGCAGGGCAAACTGGCCGGCCGCAACGTCGCCGCATCGCTCGGCACCGGCCGCCCGCGCCGCTACCGGCACCGGGACCTCGGCTTCGCCGTCGACCTCGGCGCCCGCGCGGGCGCGGCGAATCCGCTGCACGTCCCGCTCGCCGGCCGCGCGGCACGGCTCGTGACCCGCGCCTACCACCTGTTCTCGCTGCCGGGCAATCGCCTGCGCACCGCCGCCGACTGGGCGTTCGAAGCGGCGAGCCACCGCCAGACCGTCCAGCTCGGACTGGTCCGCGCCGGCGCCGTGCCGCTGGACACCGCCTCGCCCGAGCTGCCGCGAACCAGGTGACGCCCCATCAGGACCGGAGGAAATCCACAGTGGACACAGCGGAACTGCACGCATTGCTGACCGACGGACCGTTCGTCTCCGTGCACTTCGACGAATCGCACGACACCGAGGACGCCGCCAAGCAACTTCGGCTGCGGCTCAAGGAGATCGATGCCGCGCTGGACGAGCAGGGCGCGGACCGGCCGACCGCGGAAGCCGTCCTGCACACGGCAGCCGCCGACCCGCCGCCGGTGGGCCAAGGCGGACGCAGCCTGGTCGCCGCGCACGGCGCCGTCCTGCTCGACCGGCGGCTCGCCGCCCCGCCGCCCGCCCAGGAGGCGCGGTACTCGGCGCTGCCATACTTTCTGCCGACCGTGACGCACACCGACGACGTGCCGGTCCACTTGGTGGTGCTCGTCGACCGGGTCGGTGCGGACATGGAGCTGCACCGCGCCGACGGCAGCGTCGAGACGGAGACCGTACGAGGGCAGGATCATCCCGTGCACAAGGTCCGGGGCGGCGGCCCGGCACACCGCGACATCCAGTCGCACGCCGAGCAGACCGCCCACCAGAACCTCGCCGAAGTCGCCGACCGGGTGGCCAAGGCCGCCGAACGCGCCCGGCCGCGGGTGATCGTGCTGGCCGGGGAGGTGCAGGCGCGCGCCGAGCTGCACGACCGCCTTTCCGCGCCGGTCCGGGCGATCACCGCGGAAGTCGACACCGGCGGACGCGCTCCCGGCGCCGACCGCGCCGAGCTGGACCGCTCGGTCCGCGAACTGCTGGCCGGACGGCGCCTGGTCGAGCTAGACGACCTCGCCGAACGCTTCCGGGCCGAGTCCGCCCGCCGGTCGGGCTTGGCAGCGAACGGTCTGCCGTCGGTCGCCGGCGCGCTCGCCGCGGCGAACGTCGACACTCTGTTGATCAGCGACCCCGGCGACGCCGCGGTGTACACCGGCCCAGAGCCCGCGCAGGTCGGCGTCCGCGCGGGCGACCTGGAAGCCAGCGGGGTCGACCATCCAGTCCGCCGCCGAGCAGACGAGGCCTTGCCGTACGCGGCGGTGGCAGTCGGAGCGGACGTCGTGGTGATGGACGAACGGCTCGAACTTGCCGACGGGTTCGGCGCGATCCTGCGCCACGCGTAGTGCTGATCATCCGCCAGTCGTGACTGAGGTGAGCCCAGGCCTCCCCGGCTTGGGCTCACCTCGCGGTCGTCAATCGTAGGACAGGGCTTCCACCAGCACCCCGGTGTCCGGGTTCGGCATGGCCCGGGCCACGTCCGCCTGGGCGACGATGCCGACCAGTTCGTGGCCGTCGATGACCGGCAGCCGGCGGACCCGGTGCTGCGCCATCGTCTGCAAGATCTCGGTCACGTCGTCGTCCGCGCCGATCGTGACGGCTTCGCCCTGGGCCAGCTCACCGGCGTGCACCGCACGCGGGTCCTTGCCCTCGGCCAGCACTTTCACCACCAGGTCGCGATCGGTCAGCATGCCAGTCAGCCGGCCGTCCTCGCCGCAGATCGGCAGCGAGCCCAGTTGCTCGCGGGCCATCGTCTGGGCCGCGTCGTGCGCCGTGTCCGACGCGCGGACGCACACCGGGTCGGCGGTCATCAACGCGCGGGCCGTGGTCGTCGCGTTCGTCATCGCGCACTCTCCTTTCTTCGACCGGACACCGGCTACCCCGCTGCCCCGGGTTTACGCCTACCCGCCGAGGGAATCCCGGACCGGTGCCGGAACTCGACGGAGCCCGGCCGCCCCGGACGGCCGACCTGCGCCGTCTCCAGGAGGCGGCGGCGCAGTGCCAAGGTTGTGAGCTGTACCGCGACGCCACGCAGACCGTGTTCGGCTCCGGACCGGCGACCGCGGACCTGTTCGTCGTCGGCGAGCAACCCGGGGATCGTGAGGACCGCGCCGGGGAACCGTTCGTCGGCCCGGCCGGGCAGCTGCTCGACCGGGCGCTGCGGGAAGCCGGTTTCGACCGCGCGCACCTCTACCTCACCAACGCCGTGAAGCACTTCAAGTTCGTCCGTGCGGAACGCGGCAAACGGCGGCTGCACCAGAAACCCGGCCGCGCCGAGGTCCGCGCCTGCCGACCGTGGCTGGAGGCCGAGCTGCGCGCGGTTCAGCCCCGGCTGATCCTGGCGCTCGGCGCGACCGCGGCGCAGGCCCTGCTCGGGCCTGCGTTCAAGCTCACTGCCCATCGCGGCGAACCGATCGCGTCGGATGAGCTGGTCCCGGCGGTCATCGCGACCGTGCACCCCTCCGCCGTCCTGCGTGCCCCCGATCGCGACGTTGCCTACCGCGCTTTCCTCGCC
This sequence is a window from Amycolatopsis benzoatilytica AK 16/65. Protein-coding genes within it:
- a CDS encoding monovalent cation/H(+) antiporter subunit G, which codes for MNPVAAVLTFAGAAVVPFAAYGALRARGALARLHFLSPVTTIAGPLIGLGLIVEVGWNLASAQIAVTVALLAITGPVLQTATARLERDRR
- a CDS encoding Na(+)/H(+) antiporter subunit B, with translation MTTVLSLLLLALAAAAGFAVVRTSDPARQAPTLSVYSLVLTLLFVVLQAPDVALSELAVGSAIVPLLVLLTLRKVRGGKP
- a CDS encoding MnhB domain-containing protein, which gives rise to MTRRFRTILAFAGALALAVLLGAAFARTPAATQVYLALARPAGRAHETPNLVSSINFDLRALDTLGEETIVAAAVVGTLSLLSLSPGERRRLNPDHRPVLPAVRIFGYVLLPITFLLGIDVVLHGHLTPGGGFQGGVVLATGWHLLYLAGDYPALARLRPIAWCEYAEATGTGLYVVTGLAGLVAAGSFLTNFLPFGSWTALPSAGTVPLLSFFVGVEVAAGFVVLLARFLEQGLLPDKETA
- a CDS encoding sodium:proton antiporter encodes the protein MITAYSCYAVAAWLLLVGSLGIVHSRDLVHTVVSLSVAQSGTYVFLLGIGFRPAASPPILPAGPVVDPMVQAMTLTDIVVSATITALLLAITVQVSRRHGTIVPDELRALRG
- a CDS encoding complex I subunit 5 family protein, with the protein product MLPALTIAVPLLGACLLLATGRFLPRPVVDALATALSVGTAGLLFALVLVCRRGRVVDWVGGHGPQGARSVGTVLVADELSALLGLVAGLLTVFALLYSWRYFAVAEARFHAMMLLFLTGMLGFLFTGDLFTLFVFFELMSAVAYALTGYQVEEAESVQGALTFGVVNSLGAYFSLMGIGLLYARTGQLGLAQLGAALSHGPRDLLVVAAFAFVSTGLLVKAAAVPFHFWLADAHAVAPTPVCVLFSGIMVELGLYGLFRVQRIVFDPVLPTALPHVATVLGIGTAVLGAVLCCTQRHLKRLLAFSTVAHTGVFLGGLSAANASALAGFGLSVAGHAGVKGTLFLLTGILRDRYRSVDVDDLHGRVEHSRFEAVLFLLAGLALAGLPPFALALGKATAEDAGPSWLLPVSALVSVATAGAVMHAGARIYFGLGAPPPRDAEDTTSGEHEEPETGRRIAGTPAVMAASAAGLLALALAAGLLPAVREWASIAGAQAADRIGYLHAVLPALPAGAAPDPADADASWRTSGVVTGLLTASAGAAAVAFWHRWRVPAWPSLHRLHSGHVGDYVAWLLAGVPLLAALVLA
- a CDS encoding aldo/keto reductase, which translates into the protein MAVDIPSVPLPGGASLPQIGIGVFQVPPDDTANVVRTALEAGCRHIDTAQMYRNEAGVGQGIRDSGLAREDVFVTTKLANDAHGHDNAITALEGSLERLGTEYVDLYLIHWPLPGRGKFLRTWEAFDELQKAGKTRAIGVSNFRPEDLDRLAEHGGPLPEVNQIELHPAFQQRELSEYHRAHGIVTEAWSPLGQGRVLGAAVLADLAGKHGRTPAQIVLAWHLRRGRVVFPKSVHAERIRENLDVADIELDEAELAAIDGLDEGRRLGPDPSTFEG
- a CDS encoding SRPBCC family protein; the protein is MSSTITEIVDVEVPVTTAYDQWTQFESFPEFMEGVEEVRQLDATHTHWVTRFGGVSREFDATITEQHPDERVAWRADSGPDHAGVVTFHRLADTRTRVTAQMEFDPDGFAEQAADKLGVLDRRVKGDLARFKHYVEERGRATGAWRGEVPRPGQ
- a CDS encoding NAD(P)/FAD-dependent oxidoreductase, with the protein product MRVVIVGGGFAGYHAAETLLRTLGDRAEIVVLNPTDYFLYLPLLPEVGTGIVDPRHVSVSIPDTLRGVRLVLGTAASVDFDAREVGYTDPEDQERTLSYDRLILAAGSVNKLLPIPGVAEHAHGFRGLPEALYLRDHVTRQIELAAATDDPAERDARCNFVVVGAGYTGTEVAAQGPAFTSALARRHPELAGQPIRWQLLDIADRVLPELDPRLGATADQVLRERGVEVRMKTSVDRADAEGVTLTTGDSVPTRTLVWCVGVRPDPLVAHLGLETVRGRLVVTPELTVPGRTDVFACGDAAAVPDLTRPGETTPMTAQHAQRQGKLAGRNVAASLGTGRPRRYRHRDLGFAVDLGARAGAANPLHVPLAGRAARLVTRAYHLFSLPGNRLRTAADWAFEAASHRQTVQLGLVRAGAVPLDTASPELPRTR
- a CDS encoding Vms1/Ankzf1 family peptidyl-tRNA hydrolase translates to MDTAELHALLTDGPFVSVHFDESHDTEDAAKQLRLRLKEIDAALDEQGADRPTAEAVLHTAAADPPPVGQGGRSLVAAHGAVLLDRRLAAPPPAQEARYSALPYFLPTVTHTDDVPVHLVVLVDRVGADMELHRADGSVETETVRGQDHPVHKVRGGGPAHRDIQSHAEQTAHQNLAEVADRVAKAAERARPRVIVLAGEVQARAELHDRLSAPVRAITAEVDTGGRAPGADRAELDRSVRELLAGRRLVELDDLAERFRAESARRSGLAANGLPSVAGALAAANVDTLLISDPGDAAVYTGPEPAQVGVRAGDLEASGVDHPVRRRADEALPYAAVAVGADVVVMDERLELADGFGAILRHA
- a CDS encoding CBS domain-containing protein — its product is MTNATTTARALMTADPVCVRASDTAHDAAQTMAREQLGSLPICGEDGRLTGMLTDRDLVVKVLAEGKDPRAVHAGELAQGEAVTIGADDDVTEILQTMAQHRVRRLPVIDGHELVGIVAQADVARAMPNPDTGVLVEALSYD
- a CDS encoding UdgX family uracil-DNA binding protein (This protein belongs to the uracil DNA glycosylase superfamily, members of which act in excision repair of DNA. However, it belongs more specifically to UdgX branch, whose founding member was found to bind uracil in DNA (where it does not belong), without cleaving it, appears to promote DNA repair by a pathway involving RecA, rather than base excision.), with the protein product MPELDGARPPRTADLRRLQEAAAQCQGCELYRDATQTVFGSGPATADLFVVGEQPGDREDRAGEPFVGPAGQLLDRALREAGFDRAHLYLTNAVKHFKFVRAERGKRRLHQKPGRAEVRACRPWLEAELRAVQPRLILALGATAAQALLGPAFKLTAHRGEPIASDELVPAVIATVHPSAVLRAPDRDVAYRAFLADLTAARSALD